In Cydia splendana chromosome 3, ilCydSple1.2, whole genome shotgun sequence, one DNA window encodes the following:
- the LOC134806622 gene encoding protein lin-9 homolog yields MADKSERSQDANNLSRSQVKVKDEPMDLDLPDEDDVPPAFGPAALGLHRVGTKLPPKPAPSEPVQKLNARGMPARIRKKNRFIFVDDFVNTSPPRQSPKRIPKILSKTPNKQSSAKKQKSPSKVQRNHDKYDDKIDTVNSQSPDRKSGQRIGMRLRNLLKLPKAHKWVCFEYFYSNIDKALFDGENDFMICLKESFPQLANNKLTQVQWAKIRRMMGKPRRCSQAFFAEERKELERKRKLIRYIQQRKSADICIKDLPNEIPMQLVVGTKVTARLRKPQDGLFTGCIDAVDTSNNTYRITFERPKLGTHSVPDYEVLSNEPPDTICLSSITQKFRPRYVMQEIINLYNPSVQNNNTQGDPMIGCSDITKQLDTIGSYPFPLLELIVKLTKVLQAKKVKINRLKEYNCEAEKRKSFGQKMPEDFERKYAAVVIDLERMNMDLQEYIDEVQTYCHQIAPGPSLAAMLAPSHLREKCREEAAILVEKNHNGSVKDATLIDLVTDLTALMLQVKSLSDSDQNAYELCVLQGTMDRIKMKLEPQHQRQFQNNVEIHMQRIQMGLGQMTSNSYVIG; encoded by the exons ATGGCGGATAAATCGGAAA GGTCGCAAGATGCTAATAATCTGTCGAGGTCGCAAGTCAAAGTCAAGGATGAACCGATGGATTTGGACTTGCCGGATGAGGACGACGTGCCGCCAGCGTTTGGGCCTGCAGCACTCGGCCTTCACAGGGTGGGAACAAAGTTACCGCCAAAACCAGCGCCCAGCGAACCAGTGCAAAAACTCAATGCAAGAGGAATGCCTGCGCGCATCAGAAAGAAAAATAGATTTATCTTTGTTGACGATTTTGTGAATACCTCTCCTCCCAGGCAGTCACCAAAGCGAATTCCAAAGATATTGTCTAAAACACCTAACAAACAATCAAGTGCTAAAAAACAGAAATCCCCCTCAAAAGTGCAAAGAAACCATGACAAGTATGATGATAAAATAGACACTGTGAACAGTCAGTCTCCAGACCGCAAATCGGGGCAACGGATTGGCATGAGGTTGAGAAACCTCCTTAAACTCCCTAAAGCCCACAAGTGGGTATGTTTTGAATACTTTTATAGCAACATTGACAAAGCTTTGTTTGATGGTGAGAATGATTTCATGATCTGTCTCAAAGAATCATTTCCCCAGTTGGCCAATAATAAGCTCACTCAGGTTCAGTGGGCTAAAATCAGGAGAATGATGGGCAAGCCTCGCAGATGTTCCCAAGCATTTTTTGCTGAAGAACGTAAGGAATTAGAAAGGAAGAGAAAATTAATAAGATATATTCAACAGAGAAAAAGTGCTGACATATGTATCAAAGATTTGCCAAATGAAATTCCTATGCAATTAGTGGTGGGAACTAAAGTAACAGCACGGCTGCGCAAACCTCAGGATGGACTTTTTACTGGATGCATAGATGCTGTTGACACCTCTAATAACACATACAGGATAACGTTTGAGAGACCAAAGTTGGGCACTCATTCTGTTCCCGACTATGAAGTTTTGTCCAATGAGCCACCTGACACAATATGTCTGTCCAGTATAACACAGAAGTTTAGACCAAGATATGTCATGCAAGAGATAATCAATTTGTACAATCCTTCAGTACAAAATAACAACACGCAAGGAGATCCAATGATTGGATGCTCAGATATAACAAAACAGTTGGACACTATTGGGAGCTATCCATTCCCACTTCTGGAACTAATTGTCAAGTTGACCAAAGTTTTGCAGGCCAAAAAGGTCAAAATTAACAGACTAAAGGAATATAACTGTGAAGCAGAGAAGAGAAAATCATTTGGGCAAAAAATGCCTGAAGACTTTGAAAGGAAATATGCTGCAGTTGTTATTGATTTAGAAAGAATGAACATGGATTTGCAAGAATATATAGATGAAGTGCAAACATATTGCCACCAGATTGCTCCAGGGCCGAGCCTAGCTGCAATGTTGGCACCCTCACATTTGCGGGAAAAATGCAGGGAGGAGGCTGCAATATTAGTAGAGAAGAACCATAATGGATCAGTCAAGGATGCCACATTAATTGACCTTGTAACTGACCTCACTGCTTTGATGTTGCAAGTCAAAAGTCTGTCTGATTCTGATCAAAATGCTTATGAATTGTGTGTGCTGCAAGGAACCATGGACCGGATAAAAATGAAACTGGAGCCACAACATCAAAGGCAATTCCAAAACAATGTAGAAATACACATGCAAAGGATTCAGATGGGATTAGGGCAAATGACATCTAACAGTTATGTTATTGGGTAA
- the LOC134806621 gene encoding nuclear pore complex protein Nup50 isoform X2, translating to MSAKRAATTELNHDNWDQDDPDEHEEMGTFKPASKEAIEKRVIRTAKRRNQNTSEGVKQGVFSGFGGFSKAQPSSFDFLANLTNGSKPVNGATLSKTDTAVSSSGSNSLATSSPSGSLFNLPVSSSSTPISSPFKAQTVSSPNTITLNSSITSKMENKSTEDKSEEGDKKIRYYTKLKGLNESVSDWIKQHVEKTPLCILSPIFKDYEKHLKEIQAEYQGPDSNDATKKHSESNTIIGDSKAEQTTMRSSPFTGSSSLFSNSNLKTNSTSPFSTKSSPNSFGEKGINSVSSASSPPKTQGFTFGINSSPQSSTLMPNSTASSPFSFGVGKPFSISNFNAPKPKEEEQKNEDADDEPPKVEYTPVVEKDSVYEKKCKIFVKKDGNFADRGVGTLYIKKIEESGKYQLLVRANTNLGNVMLNLILASAIPTQRMGKNNVMMVCIPTPDAKPPPTSILIRVKTSEEADELLETLNKYKM from the exons ATGTCAGCAAAGCGTGCGGCCACCACAGAGCTAAATCATGATAATTGGGACCAAGATGATCCTGACGAACATGAAGAAATGGGCACGTTCAAACCTGCTTCTAAAGAAGCTATTGAAAAACGTGTGATCAGGACGGCTAAGAGACGAAATCAAAATACTTCTGAAGGG GTAAAACAAGGTGTCTTTAGTGGTTTTGGAGGCTTCAGCAAAGCACAACCATCATCATTTGACTTTTTGGCCAACTTGACCAACGGCAGCAAACCTGTGAATGGAGCAACATTGAGTAAAACTGACACCGCTGTTTCATCCAGCGGCTCAAACAGCCTAGCAACTAGCAGTCCCAGCGGGAGCCTGTTCAACCTCCCAGTGTCGTCATCTTCGA CACCCATATCATCACCATTCAAGGCTCAGACAGTGTCTAGCCCAAATACAATTACACTAAACTCCAGCATTACATCAAAAATGGAGAACAAAAGTACAGAAGATAAATCAGAAGAAGGTGACAAAAAAATTAGATACTACACAAAACTCAAAGGATTGAACGAATCAGTATCTGATTGGATTAAACAGCATGTAGAGAAAACACCTTTGTGTATATTGTCGCCAATATTTAAAGACTATGAGAAACATCTAAAAGAAATACAAGCAGAATATCAGGGTCCTGATTCTAATGATGCAACAAAGAAACATTCCGAGAGCAACACAATTATAGGAGACTCTAAAGCAGAACAAACTACTATGAGATCTTCACCATTTACTGGCTCTAGTTCTCTATTTTCAAATTCAAATCTGAAGACCAACTCAACATCCCCATTTTCGACAAAAAGCAGTCCTAATTCATTTGGTGAAAAGGGAATTAATAGTGTTAGTAGTGCTTCAAGCCCCCCAAAAACACAAGGATTTACTTTTGGCATTAACAGCTCTCCTCAGAGCTCAACTTTAATGCCAAACTCTACTGCCTCAAGTCCATTTTCATTTGGGGTTGGGAAGCCATTTAGCATCAGTAACTTCAATGCACCTAAACCTAAGGAAGAAGAACAGAAAAATGAGGATGCAGATGATGAACCACCTAAAGTGGAATACACACCTGTTGTAGAAAAAGACAGTGTCTATGAGAAGAAatgtaaaatatttgtaaaaaaagatGGCAACTTTGCTGACAGGGGTGTTGGTACACTTTATATTAAAAAGATTGAAGAAAGTGGAAAGTATCAGTTGCTGGTTCGTGCTAACACTAATTTGGGCAATGTTATGCTAAATCTAATCTTAGCTTCGGCTATACCTACTCAGAGGATGGGCAAGAATAATGTCATGATGGTATGCATACCGACACCTGACGCCAAACCACCTCCAACTTCAATACTTATAAGAGTCAAAACTTCAGAAGAAGCTGATGAACTGTTGGAAACTCTGAATAAATACAAGATGTAA
- the LOC134806621 gene encoding nuclear pore complex protein Nup50 isoform X1 produces the protein MSAKRAATTELNHDNWDQDDPDEHEEMGTFKPASKEAIEKRVIRTAKRRNQNTSEGVKQGVFSGFGGFSKAQPSSFDFLANLTNGSKPVNGATLSKTDTAVSSSGSNSLATSSPSGSLFNLPVSSSSSKTLFNPTSQSSSLFGGSVPTSSSSLFTASKADSTVGNFSFKSQSTKLSDTTKIESTSVVSSTMFGIPPNNTEAKKSLFSTAPISSPFKAQTVSSPNTITLNSSITSKMENKSTEDKSEEGDKKIRYYTKLKGLNESVSDWIKQHVEKTPLCILSPIFKDYEKHLKEIQAEYQGPDSNDATKKHSESNTIIGDSKAEQTTMRSSPFTGSSSLFSNSNLKTNSTSPFSTKSSPNSFGEKGINSVSSASSPPKTQGFTFGINSSPQSSTLMPNSTASSPFSFGVGKPFSISNFNAPKPKEEEQKNEDADDEPPKVEYTPVVEKDSVYEKKCKIFVKKDGNFADRGVGTLYIKKIEESGKYQLLVRANTNLGNVMLNLILASAIPTQRMGKNNVMMVCIPTPDAKPPPTSILIRVKTSEEADELLETLNKYKM, from the exons ATGTCAGCAAAGCGTGCGGCCACCACAGAGCTAAATCATGATAATTGGGACCAAGATGATCCTGACGAACATGAAGAAATGGGCACGTTCAAACCTGCTTCTAAAGAAGCTATTGAAAAACGTGTGATCAGGACGGCTAAGAGACGAAATCAAAATACTTCTGAAGGG GTAAAACAAGGTGTCTTTAGTGGTTTTGGAGGCTTCAGCAAAGCACAACCATCATCATTTGACTTTTTGGCCAACTTGACCAACGGCAGCAAACCTGTGAATGGAGCAACATTGAGTAAAACTGACACCGCTGTTTCATCCAGCGGCTCAAACAGCCTAGCAACTAGCAGTCCCAGCGGGAGCCTGTTCAACCTCCCAGTGTCGTCATCTTCGAGTAAAACTCTTTTCAATCCCACTTCACAGTCATCATCATTGTTCGGGGGCTCAGTGCCTACTTCATCATCCAGTTTGTTTACTGCTTCAAAGGCAGATTCAACTGTAGGAAATTTCTCTTTTAAATCACAATCCACTAAATTGAGTGACACAACTAAAATTGAATCTACTTCTGTAGTATCATCCACCATGTTTGGCATACCACCCAACAATACAGAAGCTAAAAAGTCTTTATTTTCAACAGCACCCATATCATCACCATTCAAGGCTCAGACAGTGTCTAGCCCAAATACAATTACACTAAACTCCAGCATTACATCAAAAATGGAGAACAAAAGTACAGAAGATAAATCAGAAGAAGGTGACAAAAAAATTAGATACTACACAAAACTCAAAGGATTGAACGAATCAGTATCTGATTGGATTAAACAGCATGTAGAGAAAACACCTTTGTGTATATTGTCGCCAATATTTAAAGACTATGAGAAACATCTAAAAGAAATACAAGCAGAATATCAGGGTCCTGATTCTAATGATGCAACAAAGAAACATTCCGAGAGCAACACAATTATAGGAGACTCTAAAGCAGAACAAACTACTATGAGATCTTCACCATTTACTGGCTCTAGTTCTCTATTTTCAAATTCAAATCTGAAGACCAACTCAACATCCCCATTTTCGACAAAAAGCAGTCCTAATTCATTTGGTGAAAAGGGAATTAATAGTGTTAGTAGTGCTTCAAGCCCCCCAAAAACACAAGGATTTACTTTTGGCATTAACAGCTCTCCTCAGAGCTCAACTTTAATGCCAAACTCTACTGCCTCAAGTCCATTTTCATTTGGGGTTGGGAAGCCATTTAGCATCAGTAACTTCAATGCACCTAAACCTAAGGAAGAAGAACAGAAAAATGAGGATGCAGATGATGAACCACCTAAAGTGGAATACACACCTGTTGTAGAAAAAGACAGTGTCTATGAGAAGAAatgtaaaatatttgtaaaaaaagatGGCAACTTTGCTGACAGGGGTGTTGGTACACTTTATATTAAAAAGATTGAAGAAAGTGGAAAGTATCAGTTGCTGGTTCGTGCTAACACTAATTTGGGCAATGTTATGCTAAATCTAATCTTAGCTTCGGCTATACCTACTCAGAGGATGGGCAAGAATAATGTCATGATGGTATGCATACCGACACCTGACGCCAAACCACCTCCAACTTCAATACTTATAAGAGTCAAAACTTCAGAAGAAGCTGATGAACTGTTGGAAACTCTGAATAAATACAAGATGTAA